The following proteins come from a genomic window of Aquimarina sp. MAR_2010_214:
- a CDS encoding amidase family protein yields MHTTMRKILLVLVVITVFVSCKKQEKTESQLKKEPKVVWQPYDETADLAATQMLEQSRMHLKLINSKVLDKNDIWKTLEPELDFFSEKKYNNLKEFILEKDIPTIQQQIKEGKLSYEELTLFYIYRIRKYESDNALSLNSVISLNPKVVEQARILDKTDKSNIDIYSVFGMPILLKDNIGTKDMVTTAGAVAFQNNNAKSAFITERLLDKNALILGKANLSEWAYFLCSGCPVGYSAIGGQTLNPYGRMIFETGGSSSGSGVTVAANFCVAAIGTETSGSILSPSSQNSVVGLKPTIGVLSRAGIVPISSTLDTPGPMTKNVIDNAILLNAIVGKDSDDSVSVAVNINFVDSIQKSSLKDKRFGVIKEFLDDSIYNSAIEKIKKAGGTLIEIEPEQVGLPGFLSILNIDMKNDLPAYINSQAGNSVTIKNVEDAITFNREDSIIKIPYGQQLFEGILADGTTTEELDTIKENLKTIARNYFDTHIDTRQLDAILSINNYHAGYAAVAKYPALTVPMGYTGKGEPKGLTFIAKPFSEVLLLQLGYAYERATKERKAPANYVD; encoded by the coding sequence ATGCATACTACAATGAGAAAGATACTATTGGTTTTAGTTGTAATTACTGTTTTTGTTTCCTGTAAAAAACAAGAAAAAACTGAATCACAACTAAAAAAAGAACCTAAGGTAGTTTGGCAGCCATATGATGAAACCGCAGATTTGGCAGCTACACAAATGCTTGAACAAAGCAGAATGCATTTAAAGCTAATAAACTCTAAAGTGCTAGATAAAAATGATATTTGGAAAACTTTGGAGCCTGAATTGGATTTCTTTTCTGAAAAAAAATATAACAATTTAAAAGAGTTTATTCTTGAAAAAGATATTCCAACCATTCAACAGCAAATAAAAGAGGGTAAACTTTCGTATGAAGAATTAACGCTTTTCTATATCTATCGTATCAGAAAATACGAAAGTGATAATGCTTTATCTTTAAACTCGGTGATTTCTTTAAACCCAAAAGTAGTGGAGCAAGCTAGAATTTTGGATAAAACGGATAAAAGCAATATTGATATCTATTCTGTTTTCGGAATGCCGATTTTGCTAAAAGATAATATAGGAACAAAAGATATGGTAACTACAGCAGGAGCTGTAGCATTTCAAAATAACAATGCTAAAAGTGCATTTATTACAGAGCGATTATTGGATAAAAACGCATTAATTCTTGGTAAAGCTAATTTGAGTGAATGGGCATATTTTCTATGTTCTGGGTGTCCGGTTGGATATAGTGCGATAGGAGGGCAAACACTTAATCCTTATGGTAGAATGATTTTTGAGACTGGAGGCTCGAGTTCTGGTAGTGGTGTTACTGTAGCAGCCAATTTTTGCGTGGCTGCAATAGGAACAGAAACCAGCGGATCTATTTTGTCTCCTTCTAGTCAAAATTCTGTAGTTGGCCTCAAACCAACCATTGGTGTATTAAGTAGAGCAGGAATAGTACCTATTTCTAGTACATTAGATACTCCTGGTCCAATGACTAAGAATGTAATCGATAATGCTATTTTACTTAATGCGATTGTTGGTAAAGATAGTGATGATAGTGTTTCTGTAGCTGTAAATATAAATTTTGTAGATTCAATTCAGAAGAGTTCTTTAAAGGATAAACGTTTTGGAGTAATTAAAGAATTTTTAGATGATTCTATCTATAATAGTGCTATAGAAAAGATAAAGAAAGCAGGAGGAACCTTAATAGAAATTGAGCCAGAACAAGTTGGATTACCAGGTTTTCTAAGTATTTTAAATATTGACATGAAAAATGATTTGCCAGCATATATAAATAGTCAGGCAGGAAATAGTGTTACTATTAAAAATGTTGAAGATGCAATTACATTTAATAGAGAAGATAGTATTATTAAAATACCTTACGGTCAACAACTGTTCGAAGGTATTCTTGCTGATGGTACTACTACTGAAGAATTGGATACAATAAAAGAAAACCTAAAAACAATTGCACGTAACTATTTTGATACTCATATTGATACACGTCAACTGGATGCGATACTATCTATAAATAATTATCATGCAGGTTATGCTGCTGTAGCTAAATATCCAGCCCTTACAGTTCCTATGGGATATACAGGTAAAGGTGAGCCAAAAGGACTTACGTTTATAGCTAAACCTTTTTCTGAAGTTTTATTATTACAGCTTGGTTATGCCTACGAGCGAGCTACAAAAGAAAGGAAAGCACCAGCTAATTATGTGGATTGA
- the rpmB gene encoding 50S ribosomal protein L28, whose protein sequence is MSRVCELTGKKAMVGNNVSHAMNKTKRKFNANLIKKRFYIPEEDRWITLKVSTAALKNINKNGISAVLKEARAKGFLNK, encoded by the coding sequence ATGTCAAGAGTTTGCGAGCTTACAGGTAAAAAAGCAATGGTAGGAAACAATGTTTCCCACGCGATGAATAAAACAAAACGTAAATTCAATGCGAATTTAATTAAAAAACGTTTTTATATTCCAGAAGAAGATCGTTGGATAACACTTAAAGTGTCAACCGCTGCATTAAAAAATATAAATAAGAACGGAATCTCTGCTGTTTTAAAAGAAGCAAGAGCAAAAGGTTTCTTAAATAAATAA
- the ftsY gene encoding signal recognition particle-docking protein FtsY — MGLLKNIFSSEKKETLDKGLEKSKTNFFSKLSKAVAGKSKVDDDVLDDLEEILVTSDVGVKTTIKIIERIENRVAKDKYLGTDELNHILREEIAGLLSETNVGEATDFEIPKDKKPYVVMVVGVNGVGKTTTIGKLAYQLKNKGLKVVLGAADTFRAAAIDQLQVWADRVDIPIIKQDMGSDPASVAFDTLQSGVNQDADVIIIDTAGRLHNKVNLMNELTKVKRVMQKVIGDAPHDVLLVLDGSTGQNAFEQAKQFTAATEVTSLAVTKLDGTAKGGVVIGISDQFKIPVKYIGVGEGIEDLQVFNKYEFVDSFFK, encoded by the coding sequence ATGGGGCTTTTAAAAAATATATTTTCTTCAGAGAAAAAAGAAACACTAGATAAAGGATTAGAAAAATCCAAAACAAACTTTTTCTCGAAATTAAGTAAGGCAGTAGCGGGTAAATCTAAGGTAGATGATGATGTTTTAGATGATCTGGAAGAAATATTGGTTACAAGTGATGTTGGTGTTAAGACTACCATTAAGATTATCGAACGTATAGAAAACCGGGTTGCAAAGGATAAATACCTTGGAACCGATGAGTTAAATCACATCCTACGTGAAGAAATCGCCGGTTTACTTTCTGAAACTAATGTAGGAGAAGCTACAGATTTTGAAATTCCAAAAGACAAAAAACCTTATGTAGTAATGGTAGTTGGAGTGAATGGAGTAGGAAAAACAACTACTATCGGAAAATTGGCTTATCAATTAAAGAATAAAGGATTAAAAGTAGTATTAGGTGCAGCAGATACATTTAGGGCAGCAGCAATTGATCAACTACAAGTATGGGCAGATCGTGTAGATATCCCAATCATAAAACAAGATATGGGAAGTGATCCTGCTTCTGTGGCTTTTGATACCTTGCAATCTGGGGTAAATCAAGATGCAGATGTCATTATTATAGACACAGCAGGTAGATTACATAATAAGGTCAATTTAATGAATGAGTTGACAAAAGTAAAACGAGTGATGCAAAAAGTTATAGGAGATGCTCCTCATGATGTATTATTGGTTTTAGATGGTTCTACAGGTCAAAACGCTTTTGAACAAGCAAAACAATTTACCGCAGCTACAGAAGTTACTTCATTAGCGGTAACCAAACTTGATGGAACTGCTAAAGGAGGAGTTGTTATAGGAATAAGCGATCAGTTTAAGATTCCGGTAAAATATATAGGCGTAGGAGAAGGAATAGAAGATCTTCAGGTATTTAATAAATATGAATTTGTTGATTCTTTCTTTAAATAG
- a CDS encoding fumarylacetoacetate hydrolase family protein gives MKLICIGRNYTAHIEELENERPKDPVVFIKPDTSILLKKQPFFIPDFSDDIHHEVEVLIKINKVGKHIDKKFAHKYYDEISLGIDFTARDLQTKLKEKGLPWEKAKAFDGAAVIGKWVSKDTYEDVDTIDFHLEKNGSVVQQGNTALMLWKINELIEYVSKYFTLKIGDIIFTGTPAGVGVVKPNDILTGYIDNQQFFSIKVK, from the coding sequence ATGAAGCTTATTTGTATAGGTCGTAATTATACAGCTCATATTGAGGAGTTAGAAAATGAAAGACCCAAAGATCCAGTAGTTTTTATAAAACCAGACACTTCTATTTTATTAAAAAAGCAACCCTTTTTTATTCCGGATTTCTCAGATGATATTCATCATGAGGTTGAGGTATTGATAAAAATAAATAAAGTTGGAAAGCATATTGATAAGAAATTTGCTCATAAATATTATGACGAGATAAGTCTTGGCATAGATTTTACGGCAAGAGATTTACAAACTAAACTCAAAGAAAAAGGGCTTCCGTGGGAGAAAGCGAAAGCTTTTGATGGAGCAGCGGTAATAGGAAAGTGGGTGTCTAAAGACACATATGAAGATGTAGATACTATTGATTTTCACTTAGAGAAAAATGGTAGTGTCGTACAGCAGGGTAATACAGCACTTATGCTATGGAAGATCAATGAATTAATAGAATATGTGTCAAAATATTTCACTTTAAAGATAGGAGATATTATATTTACAGGTACACCAGCTGGTGTTGGAGTCGTAAAACCAAATGATATTTTGACCGGATATATAGATAACCAACAATTTTTTTCAATAAAAGTAAAATAA
- a CDS encoding Hpt domain-containing protein translates to MSKGYSLKNVNELSGGDNEFIAVLVQTFLEEIPPDLDSMVQAVNSDNPQMAYQYAHKMKPNLQLFDIDLLAQIKQIEAWSKTKKAKEQIIPILDHIVSTVNGAIEDLKADFN, encoded by the coding sequence ATGAGCAAAGGATATAGTTTAAAAAATGTAAATGAATTATCAGGAGGGGATAACGAATTTATAGCTGTCCTGGTACAGACTTTTCTAGAAGAAATACCGCCTGATCTTGATAGTATGGTTCAAGCAGTAAATTCTGATAATCCACAGATGGCATATCAATATGCTCACAAAATGAAACCTAATCTTCAATTATTTGATATCGATCTTTTGGCGCAAATTAAACAGATAGAAGCCTGGTCAAAAACGAAGAAAGCAAAAGAACAAATTATACCTATTTTGGATCATATTGTATCCACAGTTAATGGGGCTATTGAAGACCTGAAAGCAGATTTTAACTAA
- a CDS encoding DUF4295 domain-containing protein, giving the protein MAKKSVASLQTGSKRLTKAIKMVKSPKTGAYTFVESIMAPEAVNDFLKKK; this is encoded by the coding sequence ATGGCAAAGAAATCAGTAGCATCATTACAAACAGGATCAAAGAGATTAACTAAAGCCATAAAAATGGTAAAATCTCCAAAAACTGGAGCCTATACTTTTGTAGAATCAATTATGGCACCTGAGGCGGTAAATGATTTTTTAAAGAAAAAGTAA
- a CDS encoding CinA family nicotinamide mononucleotide deamidase-related protein, whose protein sequence is MLAEIITIGDEILIGQIIDSNSAFIGKELNKIGIDVHQISSIKDDKQHILDAIEEASNRVDVVLITGGLGPTKDDITKHTICEYFEDTLVENKDVLAHVERLFAKYIATPISDVNKQQALVPSKSTVLMNLYGTAPGMWLEKENKVFVSMPGVPFEMKGLMKDEVLPRLQKRFNRPYIIHKTILTYGMGESAIAEKIEDWENDLPVFIKLAYLPNLGRVRLRLSARGSDKKLLEDTIEEKVSALRLIIGDIITGYEEDETIEIRIGQLLVRQGKTLSVAESCTGGKIAQSFTANAGASAYFNGGAVTYATQSKIDILGVDPAIIKKYTVTSIEVAEAMALAAKDKFKSDFAIGTTGNAGPTKGDGEVEVGTVFIAIATPKGVFSEKHVFSNHRERTIGKAVNKSFELLLNALQ, encoded by the coding sequence ATGCTTGCAGAAATCATTACTATAGGAGACGAAATTCTGATTGGACAAATCATTGATTCTAACTCTGCATTTATAGGAAAAGAGCTTAACAAAATAGGTATAGATGTACATCAAATCTCATCTATAAAAGATGATAAACAACATATTCTCGATGCTATAGAAGAAGCCAGTAACAGAGTAGATGTTGTATTAATAACAGGGGGGCTAGGCCCTACCAAAGATGATATTACAAAGCATACTATTTGTGAATACTTTGAAGATACATTAGTAGAAAACAAGGATGTGCTAGCCCATGTTGAAAGATTATTCGCTAAATATATCGCTACACCAATTTCTGATGTAAACAAACAACAGGCCCTTGTACCTAGTAAATCAACTGTCTTGATGAATCTCTATGGTACAGCTCCTGGGATGTGGTTAGAAAAAGAAAACAAGGTTTTTGTATCTATGCCTGGAGTTCCTTTTGAAATGAAAGGATTGATGAAAGATGAAGTGCTGCCTAGGTTGCAAAAGAGGTTTAATAGACCATACATCATCCATAAGACAATACTTACCTATGGTATGGGTGAAAGTGCAATAGCAGAAAAAATTGAAGATTGGGAGAATGATTTACCGGTATTTATCAAATTAGCATATTTACCCAATTTGGGAAGAGTAAGACTTCGTCTTTCGGCAAGGGGTAGTGATAAAAAACTTCTAGAAGATACTATAGAAGAAAAAGTATCAGCGTTACGTCTCATAATAGGAGATATTATTACAGGATATGAAGAAGATGAAACTATAGAGATAAGAATTGGTCAACTGTTGGTGAGGCAAGGTAAAACACTTTCGGTAGCAGAAAGTTGTACTGGTGGTAAAATAGCGCAATCATTTACTGCCAATGCAGGTGCTTCTGCTTATTTTAATGGAGGTGCTGTTACCTATGCTACACAATCTAAAATAGATATTTTAGGTGTGGATCCTGCGATTATTAAAAAATATACAGTGACCAGTATCGAAGTTGCAGAAGCTATGGCTCTGGCCGCAAAAGATAAATTTAAATCAGACTTTGCAATAGGTACTACTGGTAATGCCGGACCAACAAAAGGGGATGGGGAAGTTGAGGTGGGAACAGTTTTTATTGCAATAGCAACTCCAAAAGGTGTTTTTTCAGAGAAACATGTGTTTAGTAACCATAGAGAGCGAACCATTGGTAAGGCTGTAAATAAATCTTTCGAACTTTTGCTCAATGCACTTCAATGA
- the rpmG gene encoding 50S ribosomal protein L33 gives MAKKGNRVQVILECTEHKASGKPGTSRYITTKNKKNTPDRIELKKFNPILKKMTVHKEIK, from the coding sequence ATGGCAAAGAAAGGTAATAGAGTACAAGTAATCTTAGAATGTACAGAGCATAAAGCTTCTGGTAAACCAGGTACATCAAGATATATTACAACCAAGAATAAAAAGAACACTCCTGATAGAATAGAATTAAAGAAATTTAATCCTATCTTAAAGAAAATGACGGTTCATAAAGAAATAAAATAA
- a CDS encoding metal-dependent transcriptional regulator: protein MTNKLNLNNLTKSEEDYLKALFQLLVEDSSVKVGNNQLADYLKVSPASTNNMIKKLKAKGYVVSEKYGKLDLTEEGRSIAVRLIRKHRLWETFLCNYLNFTWDEVHDVAEQLEHIKSYKLIDELDRFMDFPKKDPHGEIIPGANGEYSILPKITLSSLSEGDVCQLVAVDDGSVHFLKYVSEIGLALSSEIKILEVREFDKSIRIKFDNTIETVTRKFADNVFVNKVV from the coding sequence ATGACTAACAAATTAAATTTGAATAATTTAACAAAAAGTGAAGAGGATTATCTAAAAGCTTTGTTTCAATTGCTTGTAGAGGATAGTTCAGTTAAGGTGGGAAATAACCAGTTAGCAGATTATCTTAAGGTTTCTCCGGCTTCTACAAACAACATGATTAAAAAGTTGAAAGCTAAAGGTTATGTTGTAAGTGAAAAATATGGTAAATTAGATTTAACAGAAGAAGGTAGATCAATTGCAGTACGATTGATTCGTAAACACAGATTATGGGAGACTTTTTTGTGTAACTACCTTAATTTTACTTGGGATGAGGTTCATGATGTGGCAGAGCAGTTAGAACATATTAAATCTTATAAGCTGATAGATGAATTGGATCGATTTATGGATTTCCCTAAAAAAGATCCACATGGAGAAATCATTCCTGGTGCAAATGGTGAGTATTCAATCTTACCTAAAATCACACTTTCTTCTTTGTCAGAAGGAGATGTTTGTCAGCTTGTAGCTGTAGATGATGGATCTGTTCATTTTTTAAAATATGTATCAGAAATTGGTTTAGCATTAAGTAGTGAAATAAAAATTCTTGAAGTTAGAGAATTTGATAAATCAATTCGTATTAAATTTGATAATACAATAGAAACGGTTACAAGAAAATTTGCGGATAATGTATTCGTTAATAAGGTTGTATAG
- a CDS encoding 3'-5' exonuclease: MELNLKRPICFFDLETTGINISKDRIVEISILKIFPNGTQESKTWLVNPEMPIPPETTAVHGIDNAKVANEPIFNKLAGKVSEMIKGCDLGGFNSNRFDIPLLAEELLRAGLDFDMKNTVAIDVQTIYHKMEKRTLSAAYKFYCDKDLTDAHSAEADTLATYEVLKAQLDRYPELENDAKFLSEFSSRKQFADFAGFIAYDDNKKEVFSFGKHKGKLVEQVMEEEPGYFGWIQNADFPLYTKKVLTAVRLRKLNNSLNL, from the coding sequence ATGGAGCTTAATTTAAAAAGACCGATATGTTTTTTTGATCTTGAAACCACCGGCATAAATATTTCTAAAGATCGTATTGTAGAAATTTCTATTCTAAAAATATTTCCAAATGGCACTCAGGAAAGTAAAACCTGGTTGGTTAACCCTGAAATGCCCATACCTCCGGAAACTACAGCAGTGCATGGTATCGATAATGCTAAGGTAGCTAATGAACCTATTTTTAATAAGTTAGCTGGTAAAGTTAGTGAGATGATAAAGGGCTGCGATTTAGGAGGTTTCAATTCTAATCGGTTTGATATACCATTATTAGCAGAAGAATTATTGCGAGCAGGATTGGATTTTGATATGAAGAATACAGTTGCAATTGATGTGCAAACCATTTATCATAAAATGGAAAAGAGAACATTATCTGCTGCATATAAATTTTATTGTGATAAGGATTTAACAGATGCACATTCTGCTGAAGCTGATACACTCGCTACCTATGAAGTGTTAAAAGCACAATTAGATCGTTACCCAGAATTAGAAAACGATGCTAAGTTTTTGTCAGAATTTAGTTCTAGAAAACAGTTTGCAGATTTTGCCGGTTTTATAGCTTATGATGATAATAAAAAAGAAGTTTTTTCCTTTGGTAAGCACAAAGGCAAATTAGTAGAGCAGGTAATGGAAGAAGAACCAGGATATTTTGGTTGGATACAGAATGCGGATTTTCCGTTATATACCAAAAAAGTACTTACAGCAGTTCGACTTCGTAAGTTGAATAATAGCCTAAATTTATAA
- the rimO gene encoding 30S ribosomal protein S12 methylthiotransferase RimO gives MRTKTLKKNKINVVTLGCSKNVYDSEVLMGQLRANNKEVVHEEEGNIVVINTCGFIANAKEESVNTILEYVQKKEDGAVDKIFVTGCLSERYKPDLEEEIPDVDQYFGTTELPGLLKALGADYKHELIGERLTTTPKNYAYLKIAEGCDRPCSFCAIPLMRGTHKSTPIEELVIEAQKLAADGVKELVLIAQDLTYYGLDLYKERKLADLLRALVKVDGIEWIRLHYAFPTGFPMEVLKVMKEEPKVCNYIDIPLQHISDPILKSMRRGTTKAKTTKLLEEFREAVPEMAIRTTLIVGYPGETQEDFETLRAWVKEMRFERLGCFTYSHEENTHAFNLEDDVPEELKMERANEIMEIQSQISWELNQQKIGQEFKIVVDRKEGNYFVGRTEFDSPDVDNEVLIDASKYYLKTGDFATVKINEAEDFDLYGEVI, from the coding sequence ATGAGAACAAAGACATTAAAGAAGAACAAAATCAATGTAGTTACACTAGGATGCAGCAAAAATGTATATGATAGTGAGGTGTTGATGGGGCAATTGCGAGCTAATAACAAAGAAGTTGTTCATGAAGAGGAAGGAAATATAGTTGTCATTAATACGTGTGGTTTTATAGCCAATGCCAAAGAAGAATCTGTAAATACTATTTTAGAGTATGTACAGAAAAAAGAGGATGGGGCAGTTGATAAAATTTTCGTTACTGGTTGTTTATCAGAACGATATAAGCCAGATCTTGAAGAGGAAATTCCTGATGTAGATCAATACTTTGGAACTACAGAACTCCCAGGATTATTAAAAGCATTGGGAGCGGATTATAAACACGAATTGATTGGAGAAAGATTAACTACAACTCCAAAAAATTATGCATATCTCAAAATAGCAGAAGGATGCGATCGTCCTTGCTCTTTCTGTGCAATTCCTTTAATGAGGGGGACTCATAAATCTACACCTATCGAGGAATTAGTAATAGAGGCACAAAAATTAGCAGCGGATGGAGTAAAAGAATTGGTTTTGATTGCTCAGGATTTAACATACTATGGGCTAGACCTCTATAAAGAAAGGAAATTAGCTGATTTACTAAGAGCATTAGTAAAAGTTGATGGTATCGAATGGATACGTTTACATTATGCATTTCCGACTGGTTTTCCTATGGAAGTGCTTAAAGTAATGAAAGAAGAACCAAAAGTGTGCAATTATATTGATATACCTTTACAGCATATATCTGACCCGATACTGAAATCAATGCGACGAGGAACTACCAAGGCAAAAACAACAAAACTTCTCGAAGAATTTAGAGAAGCTGTTCCTGAAATGGCAATTCGTACCACGCTTATCGTTGGATATCCTGGAGAGACACAAGAAGATTTTGAAACCTTGAGAGCATGGGTGAAAGAAATGCGTTTTGAACGCTTAGGATGCTTTACCTATTCTCATGAAGAGAATACTCATGCTTTTAATCTCGAAGATGATGTGCCTGAAGAACTGAAAATGGAAAGGGCAAATGAAATCATGGAAATCCAATCACAAATCTCCTGGGAACTAAACCAACAAAAAATAGGACAGGAGTTTAAAATCGTTGTGGATCGTAAAGAAGGAAATTATTTTGTGGGTCGTACTGAGTTTGATTCTCCAGATGTAGATAATGAAGTATTAATAGATGCATCTAAGTATTATCTTAAAACAGGTGATTTTGCGACAGTTAAAATAAATGAAGCAGAAGATTTTGATTTATATGGCGAGGTGATTTAA
- a CDS encoding pirin family protein: MKTIVHKSNTRGKAEHGWLNSHHSFSFANYYDPKRMNFGALRVLNDDIVAPGMGFGKHPHDNMEIISIPLEGDLEHKDSMGNTAVIKQGDIQVMSAGTGIFHSEYNKNTDQEVKFLQIWVIPNKRDVEPRYDQITLHTKNLKNQLYQILSPNTDDSGVWIHQKAWFYMGELEKGNTQNYMLKDPKNGVYAFILDGDVTVEGQNLNKRDGVGLWETDRIKIKADNDSKILLMEVPMTS; the protein is encoded by the coding sequence ATGAAAACAATTGTACATAAATCAAATACCAGAGGAAAAGCAGAACACGGATGGTTAAATTCTCATCACTCTTTTAGTTTTGCAAATTATTACGATCCAAAGAGAATGAATTTTGGCGCATTACGTGTACTTAATGATGATATAGTGGCACCAGGTATGGGTTTTGGAAAACATCCACATGATAATATGGAAATTATATCTATTCCTTTAGAAGGTGATCTGGAGCATAAAGACAGTATGGGGAACACTGCAGTTATAAAGCAAGGTGACATACAAGTGATGAGTGCAGGTACAGGAATATTTCATAGTGAGTATAATAAAAATACTGATCAAGAAGTAAAATTTCTACAGATTTGGGTTATTCCTAATAAACGAGATGTTGAACCCAGGTATGATCAAATTACATTGCACACCAAAAACTTAAAAAATCAATTATATCAGATTCTCTCTCCCAACACAGATGATTCGGGAGTATGGATACATCAAAAAGCCTGGTTTTATATGGGTGAATTAGAAAAAGGAAACACCCAGAATTATATGCTAAAAGATCCGAAAAATGGAGTGTATGCATTTATACTAGATGGTGATGTTACTGTAGAGGGCCAAAATCTAAATAAAAGAGATGGGGTTGGTTTATGGGAAACAGATCGTATTAAAATTAAGGCCGATAATGATTCAAAAATATTACTGATGGAAGTGCCAATGACTAGCTAA